One Niallia circulans DNA segment encodes these proteins:
- a CDS encoding MFS transporter, whose translation MSTLKGVRSKYFVFTLVYIGYCICYIDRAAISLALTYIGAEFSLDATQLGLVVSVFFFSYALMQIPGGWLADRFGSNIVALIAILLWSVFTAMTGMAWSLVSLLFIRILFGIGEGAYPTASLKAVSEVFPQSQRPKAVTGMLSSNYVGSAIAPLVIAPLILAVGWRSTFYIIGVIGIVFAVFYYFWLRPMKQNTAAAQAKTKNSISYKELLKSTIIWQLVIICFGVSIVNKGLDSWMPTYLLNVRGVDLKAISILVPLPFIAAGLGAALSGWLMMKFFQQKEKYLLSIVSILTAVLIYGMYSSKTLTSVIIFQILVYFFKSIAFGSIFALLASFILPDKFGSASGIVNFGGQIAGFVAPLAIGFLIDLFNGSYNAAFIFLIAAVALSFIVSLTLRAVPKRKEEEDVTANPTIAQ comes from the coding sequence ATGAGTACGTTAAAGGGAGTTCGATCTAAATATTTTGTATTTACATTGGTGTACATTGGCTATTGTATCTGTTATATCGACAGGGCCGCCATTTCACTTGCTTTAACGTACATAGGGGCTGAATTCAGCCTTGATGCAACACAGCTTGGTTTAGTTGTCAGTGTTTTCTTCTTCAGTTATGCCCTAATGCAAATACCAGGCGGATGGCTAGCAGATAGGTTCGGCTCCAATATTGTCGCACTTATCGCCATCCTTTTATGGTCGGTCTTCACGGCGATGACTGGTATGGCTTGGTCATTAGTGTCCTTATTGTTTATCCGTATACTTTTCGGTATTGGTGAAGGTGCTTATCCAACAGCTAGCTTGAAGGCTGTTTCTGAAGTATTTCCACAGTCTCAGCGACCAAAAGCTGTTACGGGTATGCTGTCATCTAACTATGTCGGCAGTGCCATTGCACCATTGGTCATTGCACCGCTAATTTTAGCTGTTGGCTGGAGAAGTACGTTTTATATTATTGGTGTTATCGGTATCGTTTTCGCTGTTTTCTACTACTTCTGGCTTCGTCCAATGAAGCAAAATACAGCTGCAGCCCAAGCAAAAACGAAAAACTCTATCAGCTATAAAGAGCTATTAAAAAGCACAATCATTTGGCAATTAGTCATCATTTGTTTCGGTGTAAGTATTGTAAATAAGGGGTTAGATTCATGGATGCCAACTTATTTATTAAATGTCCGTGGTGTTGACTTAAAAGCAATCTCGATTCTTGTGCCGCTCCCATTCATTGCCGCAGGTCTTGGGGCAGCCTTGAGCGGATGGCTGATGATGAAGTTCTTCCAGCAAAAAGAAAAATACTTGCTAAGTATTGTCTCAATCCTAACTGCAGTACTTATTTACGGAATGTACTCATCAAAAACATTAACTTCCGTAATCATTTTCCAAATACTAGTTTATTTCTTTAAATCAATTGCATTTGGATCAATCTTTGCGTTATTAGCGAGCTTCATTTTACCAGATAAGTTCGGCTCCGCTTCTGGGATTGTTAATTTCGGCGGACAAATTGCCGGCTTTGTTGCACCACTTGCGATTGGATTCTTGATTGATTTATTTAATGGTTCATACAATGCAGCGTTTATATTCTTGATTGCTGCTGTGGCTCTCTCCTTTATCGTTTCATTAACTTTACGTGCTGTACCAAAAAGAAAGGAAGAAGAGGATGTTACTGCAAACCCAACAATTGCCCAATGA
- a CDS encoding M20/M25/M40 family metallo-hydrolase has protein sequence MAATNIQEFVDSNRTKNIDELIALVKQKSISSSGEGMQETVEKVSALLEGIHAKTQVIQTAGHPIVFGEIKGQQDFTVLLYGHYDVMAPDPVAAWVSPPFEPNVRDGRLYGRGVGDNKGQLMAQLLGIKAYLEIHKQLPFHVKFVFEGEEEQGSANLGSFVEQHKDDLLKSDLAISIDGSCHESGAPVLRLGVRGMLYIELEAVSASQDNHSGNTGNIIKNPAWKLVELLSQMQGNDGKVAIKDFYKGVQAPNEQEKAILNQIPYDNETLAAKIGLPNLTLSQEEYFTKLMYEPTLNISGINSGYVDAGAKTVIPSKALLKLDMRLVGKQNPDEIYQNIEKMIEPIEGVSVIKMVSTPPSSTNIDSIFVKPVLAALEQGFGTNPILEPVMPGTLPNYVWTDILNVPVLIVPYANFDQANHAPNENLKLVNFESGIKSTFHIISEISKIIEGGVKEDEYVKGSSI, from the coding sequence GTGGCAGCTACTAATATTCAAGAATTCGTTGATTCTAACAGAACGAAGAATATAGATGAACTTATCGCACTTGTTAAACAAAAAAGTATTAGCTCAAGCGGTGAAGGGATGCAGGAAACAGTAGAAAAGGTGTCTGCGTTACTAGAAGGCATTCATGCTAAAACTCAGGTCATTCAAACTGCTGGTCACCCGATTGTGTTTGGGGAAATTAAAGGACAGCAGGATTTTACTGTTTTATTGTATGGGCATTATGATGTAATGGCACCAGATCCTGTTGCTGCATGGGTTAGCCCGCCATTTGAGCCAAACGTAAGAGATGGCCGCTTGTACGGCCGTGGTGTTGGTGATAATAAAGGACAGCTAATGGCACAATTGCTTGGGATTAAGGCTTATTTAGAAATACATAAACAGCTTCCTTTTCATGTGAAATTTGTGTTTGAAGGAGAGGAAGAACAAGGCAGTGCAAACCTTGGAAGCTTTGTCGAACAGCATAAGGATGATTTATTAAAATCAGATTTAGCGATTTCCATCGACGGCTCGTGTCATGAAAGCGGCGCACCTGTGCTTCGTCTTGGTGTTCGCGGAATGTTATATATAGAGCTTGAGGCAGTTTCTGCAAGCCAGGATAATCATTCTGGAAACACTGGCAATATTATTAAAAATCCTGCTTGGAAGCTAGTGGAATTATTGTCACAAATGCAGGGTAATGACGGCAAGGTGGCAATTAAAGACTTCTATAAAGGCGTACAAGCACCAAATGAGCAAGAAAAAGCGATATTAAATCAGATTCCATATGATAATGAAACATTAGCAGCTAAGATCGGGCTACCTAACCTGACACTCTCCCAAGAAGAATACTTTACAAAATTAATGTATGAACCAACCCTAAATATCTCAGGTATTAACAGTGGTTATGTTGATGCAGGCGCAAAAACGGTTATTCCATCAAAAGCATTGCTGAAATTAGACATGCGTCTTGTCGGCAAGCAAAATCCTGATGAAATCTATCAAAATATCGAAAAAATGATTGAACCAATTGAAGGCGTTTCTGTTATAAAAATGGTTTCCACTCCTCCGTCTAGTACAAACATTGATTCCATTTTTGTTAAACCAGTATTGGCAGCACTTGAACAAGGCTTCGGCACAAACCCTATTTTAGAGCCGGTTATGCCGGGAACATTGCCAAACTATGTGTGGACAGATATTTTAAATGTTCCGGTTCTTATTGTTCCTTATGCTAACTTTGATCAAGCGAATCATGCGCCGAATGAAAATCTTAAGCTTGTTAATTTTGAAAGTGGTATTAAATCTACTTTTCATATTATCTCGGAAATTTCTAAAATTATAGAGGGCGGAGTGAAGGAAGATGAGTACGTTAAAGGGAGTTCGATCTAA
- a CDS encoding malonate decarboxylase holo-ACP synthase encodes MVIQPHDLLKVSDLSQLEWKEDNEWVTASLRNAPFVVVRRAEQTNDFIPVGIRGEQRNQRQAAILHRNGIEEIITPYMLAQQKSWNLLNAQRRELPVLKSIDKVAKIMGDWQWGPTGSAGFEIATGYPAIKDTSDLDIVVYAPHPINRNEAVEVLEKLDSLPIRSDIQIETNNGAFLLREWINKRTDSMILRTQKGPELVYNPW; translated from the coding sequence ATGGTAATTCAGCCACATGACTTATTAAAAGTCTCAGATCTATCACAGCTGGAATGGAAGGAAGACAACGAATGGGTCACTGCCTCACTAAGGAATGCCCCATTCGTTGTCGTGCGCCGAGCAGAACAAACAAATGATTTCATTCCTGTAGGTATTCGAGGCGAGCAACGTAATCAGCGGCAAGCAGCGATATTACATCGCAACGGAATCGAAGAGATTATCACTCCATACATGCTGGCACAACAAAAAAGCTGGAATTTACTTAACGCACAAAGACGAGAACTACCTGTTTTAAAAAGCATCGATAAAGTGGCAAAAATCATGGGTGACTGGCAATGGGGCCCAACAGGCAGCGCAGGCTTCGAAATAGCGACCGGTTACCCAGCGATAAAAGACACAAGCGACCTTGATATCGTCGTATATGCACCACATCCGATTAATAGGAACGAGGCAGTAGAGGTACTGGAGAAACTAGATAGCTTACCAATTCGCTCAGATATCCAAATAGAAACAAATAATGGCGCATTTTTACTGCGAGAATGGATAAATAAACGAACAGACTCAATGATTTTACGCACCCAGAAAGGACCTGAATTAGTTTATAACCCTTGGTAA
- the mdcD gene encoding biotin-independent malonate decarboxylase subunit beta, translated as MRNSLVELNGRERAKALLDKDTYRELLGPLDKMQSPHLEPQGIVPQSDDGVIIARGQINQKNVVVISLEGSFQGGGIGEVSGAKIAGALELALEDNKQCNAVYPIILFDTGGVRLQEANYGLLSISEIANQIVALRQYVPVVGLIPGRVGAFGGMSIVAELCTTLLATNKARLGLNGPEVIEQEAGVMEFDSSDKALIWNTIGAKQRVRTGLLDQVIEDDIESIVEAIEVALSEGKRPAKTEQVDFHLSLLKGIDSSAQWNPEKYADYFKLHQAEKQAVPMAEDGNADISPSRGYKWFAELTGITHPTGATPSVLAADVAKNGQLARYIAIVPDANNHFPRARNGEVGLFEGWTAAQIVRDVISQDADKEVKRPIIAVIDVPSQAYGYKEELVGISLALAASADAYATARQKGHPVIGLICGNAISGAFLAHGLQSNRLIALDDDKINIQAMSKASAARITKRTIEQLEEATKSVPSMAYDVHSYHSLGPLYKLLTNINADSPTEHDIKTVEQTLIEAIASTKDAATDLSFRLQTDEAINGGRAATLKVREMLRQQW; from the coding sequence TTGAGGAATAGTTTAGTAGAATTGAATGGGCGTGAGCGGGCAAAAGCGTTATTGGATAAAGACACATACCGAGAATTGCTGGGACCACTCGATAAAATGCAGTCACCTCACCTAGAGCCACAAGGAATCGTTCCGCAAAGCGATGATGGGGTTATCATTGCGCGCGGACAAATCAATCAGAAAAATGTTGTCGTTATTTCGTTAGAAGGTTCGTTTCAAGGCGGCGGTATTGGTGAGGTCAGCGGTGCGAAAATTGCTGGAGCACTAGAACTGGCTTTGGAAGATAATAAACAATGCAACGCTGTTTATCCGATCATATTATTTGATACTGGCGGTGTGCGCCTTCAGGAAGCGAATTACGGGCTATTATCGATTTCTGAAATAGCGAATCAAATTGTTGCATTACGTCAATATGTTCCTGTTGTTGGTTTGATTCCGGGAAGAGTTGGTGCATTCGGAGGCATGTCGATTGTCGCTGAACTTTGCACAACATTGCTTGCCACAAATAAAGCCCGCTTAGGACTGAATGGACCAGAGGTAATTGAGCAAGAGGCTGGTGTTATGGAATTTGATTCAAGTGACAAGGCATTGATTTGGAATACAATTGGCGCAAAACAACGTGTTAGAACGGGGCTCCTTGATCAAGTAATAGAAGATGACATTGAGTCGATAGTGGAGGCAATCGAGGTCGCGCTATCAGAAGGAAAAAGACCTGCCAAAACAGAACAGGTTGACTTCCATCTTTCATTACTTAAAGGAATCGATTCTTCTGCACAATGGAATCCTGAAAAGTATGCAGATTACTTTAAACTGCATCAAGCGGAAAAGCAGGCAGTCCCAATGGCAGAAGACGGGAATGCAGACATTTCACCATCAAGAGGATATAAATGGTTCGCTGAACTGACTGGCATCACTCATCCGACAGGTGCAACACCATCTGTATTAGCGGCTGATGTAGCCAAAAATGGCCAATTGGCTCGCTATATTGCGATTGTTCCAGATGCTAATAATCATTTTCCTCGAGCGCGCAATGGGGAAGTAGGACTGTTTGAAGGCTGGACTGCTGCTCAAATAGTACGCGATGTTATAAGTCAAGATGCTGATAAAGAAGTCAAACGTCCAATTATCGCCGTAATTGATGTGCCAAGCCAGGCATATGGCTACAAAGAGGAACTGGTTGGCATCAGCTTAGCACTTGCCGCAAGTGCAGATGCGTATGCAACAGCAAGGCAAAAGGGTCACCCCGTTATCGGGCTTATTTGCGGCAATGCCATTTCCGGCGCCTTTTTAGCACATGGCTTGCAGTCCAATCGTCTCATTGCATTAGACGATGACAAGATAAACATTCAAGCAATGTCAAAAGCATCAGCCGCGAGAATAACAAAGCGCACGATCGAACAATTAGAGGAAGCAACAAAGTCTGTTCCATCTATGGCGTATGACGTTCACAGCTATCATTCATTAGGACCGCTGTATAAATTACTTACCAATATTAACGCCGATTCACCAACAGAACATGATATAAAAACAGTAGAGCAAACATTGATTGAAGCAATTGCGAGCACAAAGGATGCAGCGACTGATTTAAGCTTCCGCTTGCAAACAGACGAAGCAATAAATGGTGGCCGTGCTGCAACACTGAAGGTCCGTGAAATGCTGAGACAGCAATGGTAA
- a CDS encoding malonate decarboxylase subunit delta — MEKLQFQFETSKPIQFATHIGVVGSGDLEIIIEPVEGTSTEVSVLTGSDGFGEVWGNVLERFFNRYPITANITIHDFGATPGVVQLRLTQALEVLRIEE, encoded by the coding sequence ATGGAAAAACTACAGTTTCAATTTGAAACTTCTAAACCGATTCAATTCGCCACACATATTGGTGTTGTCGGGTCAGGGGATTTGGAAATTATTATAGAGCCGGTTGAGGGAACTTCAACCGAAGTTAGTGTGCTTACAGGCAGTGATGGCTTTGGTGAGGTTTGGGGAAATGTATTAGAACGTTTTTTCAATCGCTATCCTATCACCGCAAATATTACAATACATGATTTTGGTGCAACACCAGGTGTGGTCCAGTTAAGGCTTACCCAAGCATTGGAGGTGCTCAGAATTGAGGAATAG
- a CDS encoding triphosphoribosyl-dephospho-CoA synthase: MLIAATLEEALAAKAVKALIDEAMLTPKPGLVDADNSGAHADMSLEHMLTSAYALEETFREIASISYLHPVNQELREKIAAIGRQGEQTMLSATNGVNTHKGAIWALGLLVSAKATNLEEQNPIKILETAGRIASYQDRYRPISNTHGQAVKKKYRVMGAEEEAQLGFPHIRHAALPALINARTLGKTEDVARIDALLSLMATVDDTCILHRGDWEDLVEIKSMAHEFLENGGFATEPGRDIFQCLSAYCKSKRLSPGGSADLLAATMFLVS, translated from the coding sequence ATGCTGATAGCTGCAACACTTGAGGAGGCATTGGCTGCAAAAGCAGTAAAAGCGTTAATTGATGAAGCGATGCTGACACCTAAGCCAGGTTTAGTTGATGCAGACAATAGTGGCGCACATGCTGATATGTCTCTTGAACACATGCTGACATCAGCATATGCATTAGAGGAGACTTTCAGAGAGATAGCCAGTATTTCTTATCTCCATCCTGTCAATCAAGAGTTGCGTGAGAAAATAGCTGCAATTGGAAGGCAAGGGGAGCAGACGATGCTTTCCGCTACAAATGGGGTTAATACGCATAAAGGTGCGATTTGGGCATTAGGGTTATTGGTTAGTGCAAAGGCAACGAATCTAGAGGAGCAAAACCCTATAAAGATATTAGAAACGGCAGGAAGAATTGCATCCTATCAAGATCGCTACAGACCAATAAGCAACACCCACGGACAGGCCGTAAAAAAGAAGTATCGTGTTATGGGTGCGGAGGAAGAAGCACAGCTTGGCTTTCCCCATATTCGTCATGCAGCTTTGCCTGCATTGATAAATGCCCGTACTCTAGGGAAGACGGAGGATGTTGCCCGAATTGATGCCCTCTTATCCTTAATGGCAACGGTTGACGATACATGTATTTTGCACCGTGGAGATTGGGAGGATTTAGTAGAAATAAAAAGCATGGCACACGAGTTTTTAGAAAATGGGGGATTTGCTACAGAACCGGGCAGAGACATTTTTCAATGCTTATCTGCCTACTGCAAATCCAAACGGCTTTCCCCTGGAGGAAGTGCTGATTTATTGGCAGCGACAATGTTTTTAGTCAGTTAA
- the mdcA gene encoding malonate decarboxylase subunit alpha — protein MEGASRVNKWTQKRDKKRAKLEKASRLLNGKFVDTSRIVELMELLIEPGAKVVLEGDNQKQASFLSKKLLEVNPSKVNELHMIMSSISMPEHLDIFDYGIASKIDFSYSGSQSLRVAQMIEDGTLKLGDIHTYLELFGRLFIDLIPDVVLVAADKADKDGNLYTGNNTEETPSIVEAAAFKDGIVIVQVNDIVDDLPRVDIPGSWVDVVVKADKPYVIEALFTRDPQNITELQVLMGMMAIKGVYGKHQVQSLNHGIGFNTAAIELLLPTYGEQLGLKGKIARNWALNPHPTLIPAIESGWVESIHSFGSEVGMEKYIAARPDIFFVGKDGSMRSNRALCQVAGQFAVDMFIGSTLQMDAQANSSTVTAGRLAGFGGAPNMGHDPRGRRHATPAWLDMIEKPHELAKGRKLVVQMVETFGANKKPVFVDSLDAIQVKTQSGLAVTPTMIYGDDVTHVITEEGIAYLYKSDSLEERKKALAAIAGVTPLGMESKEKDVRVLRDQGIVAYPEDLGITRQQAKRSLLAAQSVSDLVEWSEGLYEPPAKFRSWS, from the coding sequence ATGGAAGGAGCAAGCAGAGTGAATAAATGGACGCAAAAGCGTGATAAAAAACGAGCGAAATTAGAAAAAGCAAGCCGCTTGCTGAACGGAAAATTTGTAGACACTTCTCGGATTGTGGAATTAATGGAGCTGCTTATTGAACCAGGTGCGAAGGTAGTGTTAGAAGGGGATAATCAAAAGCAAGCATCCTTCCTTTCTAAAAAACTATTAGAAGTGAATCCTTCTAAGGTAAATGAACTGCATATGATTATGTCGAGCATTTCAATGCCTGAACATTTAGATATTTTTGACTACGGAATTGCCTCGAAAATTGATTTTTCCTATTCTGGTTCGCAAAGCTTGCGTGTTGCGCAAATGATTGAGGATGGCACGTTGAAGCTAGGCGATATACATACATACTTAGAGTTGTTTGGACGATTGTTTATCGATTTAATCCCAGATGTCGTGTTAGTTGCGGCAGATAAAGCGGATAAAGACGGAAATTTGTATACAGGCAATAATACCGAAGAGACACCTTCGATTGTGGAAGCGGCTGCTTTTAAAGACGGAATTGTCATTGTACAGGTCAATGATATTGTCGATGATTTGCCTCGTGTTGATATACCAGGTTCATGGGTCGATGTAGTGGTGAAAGCTGATAAGCCATATGTTATTGAAGCACTGTTTACTCGTGATCCGCAAAACATCACCGAATTACAAGTGTTGATGGGGATGATGGCCATTAAAGGGGTGTATGGAAAGCATCAGGTGCAATCCTTAAATCATGGAATTGGCTTTAATACAGCAGCTATCGAGCTATTGCTGCCGACTTATGGGGAACAGCTCGGCTTAAAAGGAAAGATTGCTAGAAACTGGGCATTAAATCCTCATCCAACATTAATACCAGCAATTGAAAGCGGCTGGGTCGAGAGTATTCACAGCTTCGGCAGTGAAGTCGGCATGGAGAAGTATATTGCGGCAAGACCTGATATCTTTTTTGTCGGTAAAGACGGATCGATGCGCTCCAATCGTGCATTATGCCAAGTAGCGGGCCAATTTGCGGTTGATATGTTTATCGGTTCCACACTGCAAATGGACGCTCAAGCTAACTCTTCAACTGTAACCGCAGGACGGTTAGCAGGTTTTGGCGGTGCACCAAATATGGGGCATGATCCACGCGGACGCCGTCATGCAACACCAGCATGGCTTGATATGATTGAAAAACCGCATGAGCTTGCGAAGGGCCGAAAGCTTGTTGTGCAAATGGTCGAAACATTTGGTGCAAATAAAAAGCCTGTGTTTGTTGATTCTTTAGATGCGATACAAGTAAAAACACAATCAGGTCTTGCTGTTACACCAACGATGATTTACGGCGATGATGTGACACATGTAATTACGGAAGAAGGCATCGCTTATCTTTATAAGTCTGATAGCTTAGAAGAACGGAAAAAAGCCCTTGCTGCAATCGCCGGAGTAACGCCTTTAGGAATGGAAAGCAAAGAAAAGGACGTTAGAGTTCTAAGAGACCAAGGCATTGTCGCCTATCCAGAGGATCTCGGCATTACCAGACAGCAAGCAAAACGCTCCCTGCTTGCCGCACAGTCTGTTAGTGACCTAGTAGAATGGTCAGAGGGCCTTTACGAGCCACCTGCGAAATTTCGGAGCTGGTCTTAA
- a CDS encoding ACP S-malonyltransferase has product MKIVFTFPGQGAQIPGMLSDVPDYVNQVKENIGITLRDDEDAFQSTFWVQLALFVKGVAAATEIMKQGIQPQFVAGHSIGAFAAAVIAGVLTFDDAIKLVYQRAKLTEEAYPDGYGMGVISGLTEREVKKAVELSHTEASPVYLSNINAEQQIAVSGSVEGIHTAFQHAQKLGARKTTMLKVAIPSHCPLMADVSQELLNLVGTFTLNNPKIPYLANHTGRILRQKDKIAEDLALNVAYPVRWHDMAEICVESGADTFVEMPPGNVLTNLVKQAHETTKQIAVGEVGLEAIRYLINKWKEQAE; this is encoded by the coding sequence ATGAAAATTGTCTTTACCTTTCCAGGGCAAGGTGCACAAATTCCTGGAATGCTGAGTGATGTGCCAGACTATGTTAATCAGGTAAAAGAGAATATTGGGATTACTTTAAGAGATGATGAGGACGCTTTTCAATCGACTTTCTGGGTGCAGTTGGCTTTGTTTGTGAAAGGAGTAGCGGCAGCAACAGAGATAATGAAGCAGGGAATTCAGCCCCAGTTTGTGGCAGGGCATTCGATTGGTGCATTTGCGGCGGCTGTTATTGCCGGTGTATTGACTTTTGACGATGCTATTAAACTAGTGTATCAGCGGGCGAAGCTTACTGAGGAAGCATATCCAGACGGTTATGGAATGGGAGTAATTAGCGGTCTTACTGAGCGTGAGGTGAAAAAGGCTGTTGAGCTTTCTCATACAGAAGCATCGCCGGTGTATCTGTCCAATATTAATGCCGAACAGCAAATTGCTGTGTCTGGATCAGTTGAAGGTATTCATACAGCTTTCCAACATGCCCAAAAGCTCGGCGCCAGAAAAACAACAATGCTTAAAGTAGCAATCCCATCACACTGCCCATTAATGGCTGATGTTTCACAAGAGCTGCTGAATTTAGTAGGAACGTTTACCTTAAATAATCCGAAAATTCCTTATTTAGCAAATCACACTGGAAGGATTTTAAGACAAAAAGACAAAATTGCTGAAGACTTAGCTTTGAATGTTGCCTATCCTGTGCGCTGGCATGATATGGCTGAGATTTGTGTAGAGTCGGGCGCGGATACTTTTGTAGAAATGCCGCCTGGTAATGTTTTAACAAATCTTGTTAAGCAAGCACATGAAACAACAAAGCAAATCGCTGTCGGTGAGGTCGGTCTTGAAGCAATACGATACTTAATTAATAAATGGAAGGAGCAAGCAGAGTGA
- a CDS encoding LysR family transcriptional regulator, which translates to MDLLQLRYFQVTAKHENITHAANELLISQPALSKMIRKLETELDIKLFDRKGKNIFLNTAGEKFLKWVNLSLYALEQGVSEMKDIKNGQMDTITLYVTVGSMLLPKLLQQFRTKFPKTRFNLTQHTNKSISYNFAITSEPLEGNEHIVLLEEEILLGVPISHPLSHLDSVSLRDLEKEKFISLTSGKPLRHTTNKLFEQVHYEPDIIFESDDPATVRGLIQEGLGISFIPSILWKNVRQDPLKLLHISEPECKRTIYLCYPSGHSFTNVEKSLFDFLVGFFEEQISESQGH; encoded by the coding sequence ATGGATTTACTGCAGTTAAGATACTTCCAAGTAACAGCAAAGCATGAAAATATCACACATGCTGCCAACGAATTATTAATATCACAGCCTGCCCTCAGTAAAATGATTCGCAAGCTTGAAACAGAATTGGATATAAAGCTGTTTGATCGGAAAGGAAAAAACATTTTTCTCAATACAGCTGGCGAAAAGTTTTTAAAGTGGGTAAATCTATCACTCTACGCCCTTGAACAAGGCGTGTCAGAAATGAAAGACATTAAAAACGGGCAAATGGATACGATTACCCTTTATGTAACAGTCGGTTCGATGCTGCTGCCAAAGCTTCTCCAGCAGTTTCGAACTAAGTTCCCAAAAACACGCTTTAATTTAACACAGCACACGAATAAAAGTATTAGCTACAATTTTGCGATTACCTCCGAACCATTAGAGGGTAATGAGCATATCGTCTTACTGGAGGAAGAAATATTACTTGGTGTTCCTATCTCTCATCCGTTAAGCCATTTAGACTCCGTATCTCTCAGGGACTTGGAGAAAGAGAAATTCATCAGCTTAACGAGTGGCAAACCATTGCGGCACACAACTAATAAACTATTCGAACAAGTACATTATGAGCCAGATATTATTTTCGAAAGTGATGATCCAGCTACAGTACGAGGACTGATTCAAGAAGGACTTGGAATATCCTTCATCCCATCTATTCTTTGGAAAAATGTCAGGCAGGATCCCCTTAAGCTGCTGCATATTAGCGAACCAGAATGCAAACGGACGATTTATTTATGCTATCCAAGCGGGCATTCGTTTACAAATGTAGAGAAATCATTGTTCGATTTTCTCGTTGGTTTTTTTGAAGAACAGATTAGTGAATCACAAGGTCATTGA